One window of the candidate division TA06 bacterium genome contains the following:
- a CDS encoding methyltransferase domain-containing protein: MENYYDDKYKQNGFYWGKTPSKTCYKALELLPPVKPLKLLVIGCGEGRNAIFFARNGYQVTAFDLSANGVEKTKRMAEEAKVSVNVFQADINEYRLTDNYDILFSTGVLHYIPLEKRSEIFDDYKNHTNIDGLHVFSVFIKKPFIGKSPESETTAQKWISGELFTHYHDWEVDYCTEEIFDCMSSGIPHKHATNRIVARKITSLATG; this comes from the coding sequence ATGGAGAATTATTACGATGACAAATACAAACAAAACGGCTTTTATTGGGGGAAAACACCTTCAAAAACATGCTATAAAGCATTAGAACTCTTACCGCCCGTTAAACCCCTTAAATTACTTGTGATTGGTTGTGGCGAGGGCCGGAACGCTATCTTTTTTGCCAGAAATGGATATCAAGTGACGGCCTTTGATCTATCTGCAAATGGTGTTGAAAAAACAAAACGCATGGCAGAAGAAGCAAAAGTATCTGTAAATGTTTTTCAAGCAGATATAAACGAGTATCGGTTAACTGATAATTATGACATTTTATTTTCAACGGGAGTATTGCATTATATACCTTTAGAAAAAAGATCTGAGATATTTGACGATTATAAAAACCACACAAATATTGATGGGCTGCATGTCTTTTCGGTATTTATTAAAAAACCATTTATAGGGAAATCTCCGGAAAGTGAAACAACTGCACAAAAGTGGATATCTGGAGAACTGTTCACACATTATCACGATTGGGAAGTAGATTATTGTACCGAAGAGATATTTGATTGTATGTCAAGTGGAATACCCCATAAGCACGCCACGAATAGAATTGTGGCCAGAAAGATTACATCGCTTGCCACAGGTTAA
- the dinD gene encoding DNA damage-inducible protein D translates to MSNLIAKEYKSFEAIKHVSDDSTEFWYARELAPVLEYVQWRNFAKVLERAILACKNSGYQVSDHFAGVSKTIAMPKTAIKQVVDFKLSRYACYLIVQNGDPRKEVIALGQTYFAIQTRRQEVADYFNQLDEDNKRLVIRGDIKQWNQMLAESAHNAGVITDQEYAAFQNAGYMGLYGGLKVEDIHKKKGLKKTDRILDFMSSTELIANLFRISQTEEKLKKDKAATADAANEIHFIVGKEVRGTIERVGGTMPEKLPVPGKSITAIESEQLKKLKKSPHKLMLDE, encoded by the coding sequence TTGAGTAATTTAATAGCAAAAGAATATAAATCATTTGAAGCAATAAAGCATGTCTCGGATGATAGCACTGAATTCTGGTATGCCCGGGAGCTTGCTCCTGTACTTGAGTACGTCCAATGGAGGAACTTTGCCAAGGTATTAGAACGGGCGATACTGGCGTGCAAAAATAGTGGTTATCAGGTTTCCGATCATTTTGCTGGGGTCAGCAAAACGATAGCAATGCCTAAAACTGCCATAAAACAAGTTGTTGACTTCAAACTATCCCGCTATGCCTGTTATTTGATCGTTCAAAATGGCGACCCCCGGAAAGAGGTCATCGCTTTGGGTCAAACATATTTCGCTATCCAAACAAGACGGCAGGAAGTAGCCGACTATTTTAATCAGCTTGATGAGGACAACAAGCGCCTGGTGATACGGGGCGACATCAAGCAATGGAACCAAATGTTGGCCGAATCCGCCCACAATGCAGGAGTTATTACCGATCAAGAATATGCGGCCTTTCAGAATGCCGGTTATATGGGGCTATATGGCGGACTTAAAGTGGAGGATATTCATAAAAAGAAAGGGCTTAAGAAAACCGATCGAATTCTTGATTTTATGAGCAGCACGGAATTGATTGCAAATTTGTTCAGAATATCACAAACCGAAGAAAAACTAAAAAAAGATAAAGCTGCAACTGCTGATGCCGCCAACGAAATCCATTTCATCGTCGGAAAAGAAGTCCGGGGAACAATTGAACGGGTGGGCGGCACCATGCCGGAAAAACTGCCGGTTCCAGGCAAAAGCATCACCGCTATTGAAAGCGAGCAGCTGAAAAAACTTAAAAAATCTCCCCATAAATTAATGCTGGACGAATAA
- the sucD gene encoding succinate--CoA ligase subunit alpha: MAILVDKKTRLICQGFTGKHGTFHSLKCAEYGTKFVGGVVPGKGGTMHEGYPVFDTVAEAVEKQKANASMIFVPALFCRDAILEAVDAGLDLVVCITEGVPANDMLFIKRYLQGKKTRLIGPNCPGAISPGKAKVGIMPAAIHKEGSVGVISRSGTLTYEAVNQLTKLGIGQSTCLGIGGDSVIGTTFIDALELFQADKQTKAVLMIGEIGGSMEEETARWIKKNFHKPVAAFIAGATAPPDRRMGHAGAIISGGKGTYVEKVKVLKSCGIKVAKTPAEMGETVQQLFKRA; this comes from the coding sequence ATGGCCATATTAGTCGATAAGAAAACCCGACTGATCTGCCAGGGCTTCACCGGCAAACACGGCACTTTCCATTCCCTCAAATGCGCGGAATACGGAACGAAATTCGTGGGCGGCGTGGTGCCGGGCAAGGGCGGGACCATGCACGAAGGATATCCGGTTTTTGACACAGTGGCCGAGGCGGTGGAAAAGCAGAAGGCAAACGCCTCGATGATCTTCGTGCCGGCCCTGTTCTGCCGGGACGCCATCCTGGAGGCGGTGGATGCCGGGCTGGATTTGGTGGTCTGCATCACCGAGGGGGTTCCGGCCAATGACATGCTGTTCATCAAGCGATATCTTCAAGGAAAAAAGACCAGGCTGATAGGGCCCAACTGCCCCGGGGCCATTTCGCCGGGCAAGGCCAAGGTGGGCATCATGCCGGCCGCCATCCACAAGGAAGGTTCGGTGGGCGTGATCTCGCGTTCCGGTACTCTTACCTACGAAGCCGTAAATCAACTTACTAAGCTTGGCATCGGGCAGAGCACCTGCCTGGGCATCGGGGGCGATTCGGTGATCGGCACCACTTTCATCGACGCGCTGGAGCTGTTCCAAGCCGACAAACAGACCAAGGCGGTGCTGATGATCGGCGAGATCGGGGGATCGATGGAGGAAGAGACCGCCCGCTGGATCAAAAAGAATTTCCACAAGCCGGTGGCGGCCTTCATCGCCGGGGCTACTGCGCCGCCGGACCGCCGGATGGGCCACGCCGGGGCCATCATCTCCGGGGGCAAGGGCACCTACGTCGAAAAGGTCAAAGTGCTGAAGTCCTGCGGCATCAAAGTCGCCAAGACCCCGGCCGAGATGGGGGAGACAGTGCAACAATTGTTCAAGAGAGCCTAA
- a CDS encoding aldehyde dehydrogenase family protein — protein sequence MNAIQKMIIAGRQRDSGKRFKVLDKYTGETIAEVHVAERAQVEEAITAAEGAKQIMADLPAHRRASIIRAAAGIIEQQKNELTVTIAREAGKPCRYAKAEVERCVENLEYISEEAKRIHGETLPIDAGRSGEGRTGYYERFPIGTVAAISPFNFPLNLAAHKLGPAVAAGCPAILKPSSAAPLSGIALVRAFVEAGVPEGGISVLPGTGPEVGDPLVSDGRISKVSFTGSKAVGEQIVRAAGLKRVTMELGSNSGVVIDREVGDIGRIAKRCVLGAFYNQGQVCISIQRIYVHADRYDDFVASFSAQASKLKIGNPTDPATEIGPMIAQAELERVRSWVDEAIGQGARLLFGNRSDGPVYYPTALTDVTPDMKVVKEEVFGPVAVVVKVDSFEQGVELCDQSQYGLQAGVFTDNINRALRAVRRINAGGVMINDFPSYRVDHMPYGGNKASGLGREGAKFAIEEMTTLRMVVFNQTL from the coding sequence ATGAACGCCATTCAGAAAATGATCATTGCCGGGCGCCAAAGAGATTCAGGGAAACGATTTAAGGTGCTGGACAAATACACCGGTGAAACGATCGCCGAAGTCCACGTTGCCGAGCGCGCCCAAGTCGAGGAGGCGATAACGGCCGCGGAAGGGGCAAAACAAATCATGGCCGATCTGCCGGCCCACCGCCGGGCGTCCATCATCCGCGCGGCCGCCGGGATCATCGAGCAGCAGAAAAACGAGCTGACTGTCACCATCGCCCGCGAGGCGGGTAAACCCTGCCGCTACGCCAAGGCCGAGGTCGAGCGCTGTGTGGAAAATCTCGAATACATCTCCGAGGAAGCCAAGCGCATCCATGGCGAGACTCTGCCGATTGACGCCGGCAGATCGGGCGAGGGGCGCACCGGATATTACGAGCGGTTCCCCATCGGAACAGTGGCCGCAATCTCGCCCTTCAACTTCCCGCTGAATCTGGCTGCCCACAAACTGGGTCCGGCCGTGGCCGCGGGTTGTCCGGCAATCCTCAAGCCGTCCTCGGCCGCCCCGCTCTCGGGGATAGCGCTGGTCCGGGCGTTCGTGGAGGCGGGAGTGCCCGAGGGCGGGATCAGCGTCTTGCCGGGCACGGGCCCCGAGGTGGGCGATCCGCTGGTGAGCGACGGCCGGATCAGCAAGGTCAGCTTCACCGGAAGCAAAGCGGTGGGCGAGCAAATCGTCCGCGCGGCCGGGCTTAAGCGGGTGACGATGGAGCTCGGCTCCAACAGCGGAGTGGTGATCGACCGGGAGGTTGGGGACATCGGCCGCATCGCCAAACGTTGCGTGCTGGGCGCGTTCTATAACCAGGGCCAGGTCTGCATCTCGATCCAGCGGATCTATGTGCATGCTGACCGGTACGACGACTTCGTCGCCTCTTTCAGCGCTCAAGCCTCCAAGCTGAAAATCGGAAACCCAACTGATCCAGCCACCGAGATCGGCCCGATGATCGCGCAGGCAGAGCTGGAGCGGGTCCGCTCGTGGGTGGATGAGGCCATCGGGCAGGGGGCGCGTCTGCTGTTCGGGAACAGATCAGACGGCCCGGTCTATTATCCCACGGCGCTGACGGACGTCACCCCGGACATGAAGGTCGTCAAGGAGGAGGTCTTCGGACCGGTGGCGGTGGTGGTCAAAGTGGATTCGTTCGAGCAGGGCGTTGAGTTATGCGACCAGAGCCAGTACGGGCTGCAGGCCGGAGTGTTTACCGACAACATCAACCGCGCGCTGCGGGCGGTCAGGCGGATCAATGCCGGCGGTGTGATGATCAACGACTTTCCCTCTTACCGGGTCGACCACATGCCTTACGGCGGCAACAAGGCCAGCGGCCTGGGCCGCGAGGGGGCGAAGTTCGCCATCGAGGAAATGACCACGCTGCGGATGGTGGTCTTCAACCAGACGTTATGA
- a CDS encoding DUF350 domain-containing protein, whose product MKKLSALSLVLLTAAASLLAQAQVVQEGAGRPVNVSLSFGAWIIKLLMALGWILTASIGFALGVGIAIKVFDALSTNIDEWEEIKKGNWSVALILISMIVMVGLLAISVLR is encoded by the coding sequence ATGAAAAAGCTTTCCGCGCTGTCTCTGGTTCTTTTAACGGCCGCAGCCTCGTTGTTGGCCCAGGCCCAGGTGGTGCAGGAAGGGGCCGGCCGGCCGGTAAACGTCAGCCTTTCGTTCGGCGCCTGGATCATCAAACTTCTCATGGCTTTGGGCTGGATCCTGACCGCTTCTATCGGGTTTGCCCTAGGGGTGGGGATCGCCATCAAAGTATTTGACGCTCTTTCCACCAATATCGACGAATGGGAGGAGATCAAAAAGGGCAACTGGAGCGTGGCTCTGATCCTGATCAGCATGATTGTGATGGTGGGCCTATTAGCCATCTCGGTGCTGCGCTAA
- a CDS encoding DUF192 domain-containing protein has protein sequence MKNNMSPVLAALAIALLTAGGGCRKEPAPGNITPKESRPGKVLLTIGRAVLWVEVAEDEASRSKGLMHRRQLPEDEGMLFVFEYPQPLSFWMKNTYLPLDIAFVARDGSILNILKMKPLDEGPRYASQGPALYAIEANAGWFQKNGIKAGDKVRF, from the coding sequence ATGAAAAACAATATGTCTCCGGTGCTGGCCGCCCTGGCCATTGCTTTGCTGACGGCTGGCGGCGGTTGCCGGAAAGAACCTGCGCCCGGGAACATTACTCCAAAGGAATCTAGACCCGGCAAAGTGCTACTTACCATAGGCCGGGCCGTGCTTTGGGTAGAAGTGGCTGAAGATGAGGCATCCCGGTCCAAAGGGCTGATGCACCGCCGGCAGCTGCCCGAAGACGAAGGGATGCTGTTCGTCTTTGAGTATCCCCAGCCTCTTTCCTTTTGGATGAAGAACACCTACCTTCCGCTGGACATAGCCTTTGTGGCCCGGGACGGCAGTATCCTCAATATTCTTAAGATGAAACCTTTGGACGAAGGCCCGCGGTATGCATCCCAGGGTCCGGCCCTTTACGCCATTGAGGCCAATGCCGGGTGGTTTCAAAAAAACGGGATCAAGGCCGGAGATAAAGTGCGTTTTTAA